The sequence AACCTTTAAAATCAGGATtatttgtccccacaattacaGCTTTATTAAATGGTGATGGGATTGAACAAATTGTGCAGCAGCTGAGAATCAAGTGTGGATGTGTGCATGTGCATCATACTTTCTAAAATCTCTTTGTTAATGTGTttatctggagcctaccaacccacacccTGTGAatcaagaccacccagtcagttttctttgTGCTGCCcatgtcagaaaacatgggataaaacaagcccAAGTGCAGAGTCTGTAAAATtgcgtctgagtctgtccaattaCAACGCTGaacctgcatttatgtgagagcgcaaagacaagtTTTAACAAAGCAAAACGGACACAACAACCATATGAGAAATATGAGCACTGAGTgaagaagagaaggagagagaactgagcaaaaatatataaatccagagcttctgctccttgctcttCACTGCGGTACACTCGGGTCAGGGTGACCAGCAAGTGACTCatgatcatttaaaggaacaggcgctgaaagtgtgcgttctgaacaggggtgTGTAGACAAGGGGATCATTGCTCTGTTTCCTGTGGTAGCTTTtctaattttgtgtgtgtgtgtgtgtgtgtgtcaggttgaTGAGCCTGTTGCCATGCTCCCGAAATCCAGAAAAGCACTCAGCATTCAGGAGATCGCCGCTCTTGCCAGATCCTCTTTCAATGGTAAACCCTCGGAAAAACAGTAAACATCTTTTATATCTAATTTCCTgtttctatttattatttacattatagtGTAAATCATATTtggctgttctctctctctctctctctctctctctctctcaggtatcTCTCAGGTGGTGAAGGATCATGTGACTAAGCCAACAGCGATGGCTCAGGGCAGAGTAGCTCACCTGATCGAGTGGAAGGGTTGGTCCAAACCCTTCGACCCTTCCTCCGCCACTCTGCAGTCCCACTTTAACTCTTACTCACACCTGAGCGAGGGCGAGCAAGAGGCACGGTTTGCAGCAGGTGACTACCTTTCTTAAACACACATGTCTATGTTCAGTGTTGATCAGTTGTTCATGTTTCACTGTGGGGTTTAGGGATAAAATATATGTTCAGTTACTTCCTGTTGTCTTTTCGCATTATACATACCCATATTGAAGAACCAAAATCTAAATAGGCATTTTCCACCACTAGAGGCCAGTGTTCTGGTCAGATCTAATGTCTCTAGTCTAGTGGATGATACAGAAAGAGTCATGTGTTTCAGTTTTAATCATAATTAGTTGTAAATTGAGCAAAGATTATGGttaaaactgcactgtgtatgtTTCACAAGCCTGGTGACCTCTCTGATGGAAATATGTACCTGCAGAAAAAGGGCAGAAGAACGTTTTGTAATGTAGTATATGATACATTCCATGTCTGTGCCTCAGTTGCTTGTGTATAACTGGAGTTGTAACCCTGTTTGGtttattgtgtctgtgtgtttcaggaGTGGCAGAGCAGTTTGCGATTGCCGAGGCAAAGCTCAGAGCCTGGAACTCAGTTGATGAAGAGGATGCTGATGATGAAGATTGTTCTGAAGATGATGTTCCTCAGAACAACGACCTGACCATCACCAGCCACAGTTCAGGTacacagtcagtctctctctctctctctgtctctctcatatATTTCTGCTCACAAAAGCACACTCTTTCCAAACATCACACTCCATACATGTTACTCTCTCAAATATCACATACTCCTCATGCAAATATTGTATATCTGTTTCATTTTTCCTCTTTATATACATCCTTCTTTATCCCGTTTTCCTCATGTAGACTTCACTGCTTGCCAGGCTGCCACTGTAAATGAGAATAAGTTCTTAATGACTTACCTGGTTaaattaaagattaaaaaaacaacaacacacacacactccttggatatcacactcttcacacacattttcacaaaca is a genomic window of Hoplias malabaricus isolate fHopMal1 chromosome X1, fHopMal1.hap1, whole genome shotgun sequence containing:
- the LOC136676116 gene encoding protein FAM131A-like isoform X2; its protein translation is MSLLPCSRNPEKHSAFRRSPLLPDPLSMVNPRKNSISQVVKDHVTKPTAMAQGRVAHLIEWKGWSKPFDPSSATLQSHFNSYSHLSEGEQEARFAAGVAEQFAIAEAKLRAWNSVDEEDADDEDCSEDDVPQNNDLTITSHSSDAVSPNQEPSQAEAELVPFAEDRVSCEDQALVDVVLKGEEKLQTPADVSDFPKDKRRSLWSRGDSCYHSASYSESGFSPEEEEREEDGGGVEDDEVDEGEDNVFQEVIRWYSRCRSVSDTSGAVSFDEEEPGEGENSRL